A single Ascochyta rabiei chromosome 4, complete sequence DNA region contains:
- a CDS encoding component of the polarisome produces the protein MLNGMRQQPNGNPSPPSSVGRSSDGTGLYASSLAGSDAGMSTRKMQSLEDTMAEHFRVLRVYLGPYLNDAHGNPRPSRAKDKLTRLSAVQFQELSTDVYDESLRREADRKRGGPGAPANDTPNFLLPKNNFHPKRNQARQKLSTLPLERFRQLATDVFYELERRFPRFTTPDLARSASPAASVASRISNRGPPSRAGTPNGSMDSRMDSRMGMDSRMGMAGRPPPAPGYRAPPPQGDPRGMQAPPGALGPGPQPNDFGRALPKTFQQNTIVPNKGILVEDDDDSAADDDDDDAFNLEGAAARRQTNKSAKSVSMAQEKMVAELQSQVAELQSKTSALERTLQHRDEELQRAKEAHSTKDSNNASERADWDQLRYTLQDKVEQAESLNASLRSELDRIRSDHEQEQQSLRAQLADLESNPPQQAYNNGSHEWRQRCEELELELSEQQQVADEVRKDAFTSLQEMRELSARSDAAVEKEERLTNQVASLEAELKEWKSRYARSKTQLRTLKASSIGLSGLASPNIANYSRDSSLTTPDGLVRDVHVTNFQLSIDELLQKARRVDAEQTLESMRNVVQCVRAITGEIDSTPLSQMQSPTSSVSIDLTATPERQQAKLKSRVSATANNLITATKNHASSNGLLPVSLLDAAASHLSTAVVELVKLVKVRSTPDSELDRDQSDRQENNDMPMPLKPTVFGGYGAFTPNSVGNNASENTSSINANGVGPGRGHQRGLSSKGSNATGYSGYSSPYSGYGRESAGLNGVNSRDDGGMTDFKNYLEDQTALLVQSIQPLVNLIRSSPTSTPAEEQQMYDYIQDISRAVDDTGDRTYDAVKQLSNPALQKHAIPVIQVLDDCRRDMLDIDIRNGGRDKVPPLAFKTARALKELVLRVDRIESGELTVDQTLKTDF, from the exons ATGCTCAATGGAATGCGCCAGCAGCCAAACGGCAACCCCTCGCCGCCCAGCTCCGTCGGCCGCTCCAGCGACGGCACCGGCCTGTATGCCTCGAGCCTCGCGGGCAGCGACGCCGGCATGAGCACCCGCAAGATGCAGAGCCTCGAGGACACCATGGCCGAGCACTTTCGCGTCCTCCGCGTCTACCTGGGGCCCTACCTCAACGACGCCCACGGCAACCCGCGCCCCAGCCGAGCCAAGGACAAACTCACCCGCCTGTCCGCCGTCCAGTTCCAGGAGCTCAGCACCGACGTCTACGACGAGTCGCTGCGCAGGGAGGCCGACCGCAAGCGTGGAGGGCCCGGCGCCCCCGCCAACGACACCCCCAACTTCCTGCTGCCCAAGAACAACTTCCACCCAAAGCGCAACCAGGCGCGCCAGAAGCTGTCCACGCTGCCCCTCGAGCGCTTCCGCCAGCTCGCCACCGACGTCTTCTACGAGCTCGAGCGCCGCTTCCCCCGCTTCACCACCCCCGACCTGGCCCGCTCCGCCAGTCCCGCAGCCAGCGTCGCGAGTCGCATCAGCAACAGAGGGCCGCCCAGCCGCGCAGGAACACCGAATGGGAGCATGGACAGCCGCATGGACAGCCGCATGGGCATGGACAGCCGCATGGGCATGGCTGGTCGCCCGCCGCCAGCGCCCGGCTACAGAGCGCCGCCTCCACAAGGAGACCCACGAGGCATGCAAGCGCCCCCAGGAGCACTGGGGCCAGGGCCGCAGCCCAACGACTTCGGGCGAGCGCTGCCCAAGACTTTTCAGCAAAACACAATCGTCCCGAACAAGGGCATCCTGGtggaagacgacgacgacagcgctgccgacgacgacgacgacgacgcctTCAACCTGGAAGGCGCTGCTGCCAGGCGGCAGACCAACAAGAGCGCCAAGAGCGTGAGCATGGCGCAGGAGAAAATGGTGGCAGAACTACAGAGCCAGGTCGCAGAGCTCCAGAGCAAGACAAGCGCCCTGGAACGCACGTTACAGCACAGAGACGAGGAGCTGCAGCGGGCAAAGGAGGCGCACAGCACAAAAGACAGC AACAACGCATCAGAGCGCGCCGACTGGGACCAGCTTCGTTACACGCTGCAAGACAAGGTCGAACAGGCAGAGAGTCTCAACGCCTCTTTACGTTCCGAGCTAGACAGGATACGCAGCGACCACGAACAAGAGCAGCAGAGCCTGCGAGCGCAGCTTGCCGACCTCGAGTCGAATCCCCCTCAGCAAGCATACAACAATGGCAGCCACGAATGGAGACAACGATGCGAAGAGCTCGAGCTCGAGCTGAGCGAGCAACAACAGGTTGCGGACGAGGTCCGAAAAGACGCCTTTACATCGTTGCAAGAGATGCGGGAGCTGTCTGCGCGCAGCGATGCTGCTGTCGAGAAAGAGGAGCGACTCACAAATCAGGTGGCATCTCTAGAGGCAGAGCTCAAGGAGTGGAAGTCTCGCTACGCACGATCGAAGACGCAGTTACGAACCCTCAAAGCCTCCTCGATCGGCTTGTCAGGCCTCGCATCGCCCAACATTGCCAACTACAGCCGCGATTCTAGCTTGACGACACCGGATGGATTGGTCAGGGACGTCCACGTTACCAATTTCCAACTCAGCATCGACGAGCTCCTCCAGAAGGCGCGGAGGGTGGATGCTGAGCAAACCCTGGAAAGCATGCGCAACGTCGTCCAGTGTGTACGAGCAATCACTGGGGAAATCGACAGCACGCCCCTCTCGCAGATGCAATCACCCACCAGCAGCGTCAGTATCGATCTCACGGCAACTCCAGAGAGGCAGCAAGCCAAGTTGAAGTCGCGTGTCAGCGCCACCGCCAACAACCTCATCACGGCCACGAAAAATCACGCCTCTTCGAACGGCCTCTTGCCAGTCAGTCTTCTCGACGCCGCTGCCAGCCATTTGTCTACTGCTGTAGTCGAGCTTGTTAAGCTAGTCAAGGTCCGATCGACACCAGACAGCGAGCTGGACCGTGACCAGTCTGACCGCCAAGAAAACAACGACATGCCGATGCCGCTCAAACCTACAGTTTTCGGTGGCTACGGCGCCTTTACGCCGAACAGCGTGGGCAATAATGCAAGTGAGAACACCAGCAGCATCAACGCGAACGGAGTTGGTCCCGGCCGTGGACACCAGCGTGGGCTGAGCAGCAAAGGCAGCAACGCGACCGGCTATAGTGGTTACAGCTCCCCCTACAGCGGGTATGGTCGTGAAAGCGCCGGCTTGAATGGCGTCAACAGTCGAGATGATGGTGGTATGACGGATTTCAAG AACTACCTTGAAGACCAAACGGCTCTGTTGGTGCAAAGCATCCAGCCACTTGTCAATCTAATCCGGTCAAGCCCCACCTCTACACCAGCCGAAGAGCAGCAAATGTACGACTACATCCAAGACATCTCCCGAGCCGTTGACGACACCGGCGACAGGACGTACGATGCCGTCAAACAGCTGTCCAATCCTGCTTTACAAAAGCATGCAATCCCCGTCATTCAGGTTCTTGACGACTGCCGACGTGACATGCTCGACATCGACATCAGAAACGGCGGACGCGACAAGGTTCCTCCACTAGCTTTCAAGACTGCTAGAGCTCTCAAG GAACTCGTCCTCCGCGTCGATCGCATCGAATCTGGCGAGCTGACAGTCGATCAGACTCTCAA
- a CDS encoding Histone deacetylase yields the protein MRVSGYSMSNGPSNNIVEEYLSPVNDVFTGDFQDFKRLTDPEKQEVIAREAEDYGLEKPLGWNVSFHYNPHVEYHHFGSSHPMKPWRLTLTKQLVLSYGLEYTMDLYEPRPASYDELAIFHDREYLSYLSEITPQNAKPDDNQYIAYGFGGDSNDCPVFDGLWNYVSLYTGASMSAAWNLLNKQSDIAINWSGGLHHAKKNLASGFCYVNDIVIAIQLLLTQHQRVLYIDIDVHHGDGVEQAFESTDRVFTLSFHKYGIDRHGWPFFPGTGNIDEMGPKDPANRGKAHSLNIPIDDGIDDDQYKWLFRTVASKVVEKYNPQAIVLQSGADSLGGDRLGRFNLNIKAHGFCIETVKSFGRPLVLIGGGGYTPRNVARTWCHETAVCVGTELHNDLPTHIPYLQAFQGEENGGGILYPDLHNTKRHDNLNTTPRLQKLVEQAMENLRYMEGAPSVVVNTKGITEEQIMKIREQVEQELADEEEDRQYSLTAEKTRRTRERNVGGRNERR from the exons ATGCGCGTGTCTGGATATTCCATGTCGAACGGGCCGTCCAACAATATCGTCGAGGAGTATCTCTCGCCCGTCAACGATGTTTTCACAGGAGACTTCCAGGATTTCAAGCGCCTTACTGACCCAGAGAAGCAAGAGGTAATTGCGAGAGAAGCTGAAGACTATGGACTGGAGAAGCCGCTGGGTTGGAACGTTTCCTTCCATTACAACCCACATGTCGAATACCACCACTTCGGAAGCTCGCATCCAATGAAACCTTGGCGTTTGACTTTGACTAAGCAGCTTGTTCTGTCGTATGGGCTCGAGTACACAATGGATCTCTACGAACCGCGTCCAGCAAGCTACGATGAGCTAGCTATCTTCCACGACCGCGAGTATCTGTCATATCTCAGCGA AATCACACCACAGAACGCCAAGCCTGACGATAATCAGTACATAGCTTATGGCTTTGGTGGCGACTCGAACGATTGCCCAGTCTTCGATGGATTGTGGAACTATGTCTCCCTTTACACCGGCGCATCTATGAGTGCAGCGTGGAATCTGCTGAACAAGCAATCTGACATAGCTATCAACTGGTCCGGCGGTCTGCACCATGCGAAGAAAAATCTAGCATCTGGGTTTTGCTACGTCAACGACATCGTCATTGCCATTCAGCTGCTACTAACCCAGCATCAACGCGTTCTTTACATCGACATCGACGTCCACCACGGCGACGGCGTCGAGCAAGCCTTCGAATCAACTGATCGTGTGTTTACTCTTTCATTCCACAAGTACGGCATCGATAGACACGGGTGGCCTTTCTTTCCCGGAACTGGTAACATCGACGAGATGGGTCCCAAAGATCCAGCCAACCGCGGCAAAGCACACAGTCTGAACATTCCCATCGACGATGGCATCGATGACGACCAATACAAATGGTTGTTCAGGACCGTGGCCAGCAAGGTTGTCGAGAAATACAATCCTCAAGCGATTGTCCTACAGTCGGGTGCCGACTCGCTTGGCGGAGATCGCCTTGGTCGGTTCAATCTCAATATCAAGGCACATGGCTTCTGCATCGAAACAGTCAAGTCCTTCGGCCGCCCTCTCGTTCTCATTGGAGGTGGAGGGTACACTCCTCGCAACGTTGCCCGAACTTGGTGTCACGAAACAGCGGTTTGTGTTGGCACAGAGCTGCACAACGATCTGCCAACACACATCCCCTACCTACAGGCATTCCAGGGCGAGGAGAACGGTGGCGGCATACTGTACCCCGACCTGCACAACACCAAGCGACACGATAATCTGAACACAACGCCACGGCTGCAGAAGCTCGTCGAACAAGCCATGGAAAATCTACGTTACATGGAGGGTGCACCCAGTGTGGTGGTCAACACCAAGGGTATCACGGAGGAGCAGATCATGAAGATTCGAGAACAAGTTGAGCAGGAGCTGGcggacgaggaggaggacagGCAATATTCCCTGACTGCGGAGAAGACTCGACGAACGCGAGAGAGGAACGTTGGAGGCAGAAACGAGCGTCGCTAG
- a CDS encoding 40S ribosomal protein S21 — translation MENERGELVDLYVPRKCSATGRIIKAKDHASVQISVAKVDENGRYTGENQVYALSGFVRAMGESDDSMNRLTQRDGFLKSVWSASR, via the exons ATGGAGAACGAACGCGGCGAGCTCGTTGACC TTTACGTCCCCCGCAAATGC TCCGCTACTGGACGCATCATCAAGGCCAAGGACCACGCCTCTGTCCAGATCAGCGTCGCTAAGGTCGACGAGAACGGTCGCTACACCGGCGAGAACCAGGTCTACGCCCTCTCTGGCTTTGTTCGCGCCATGGGCGAGTCCGACGACAGCATGAACAGGCTCACACAGCGTGACGGCTTCCTCAAGTCTGTCTGGTCTGCGTCGAGGTAA
- a CDS encoding SEA (Seh1-associated) complex subunit encodes MTDHRRPPAPASPSIPPAPPPPPPKIKSRSYFERFVAQPLQSAAYASRPPSAQANRPDGGPLNPLVPKLLGTRTGYSQDATHKTGLDISALDINCERTHAVLAGKDILKTVRVHGTKIVDETNLRAAVLNYPDSHARQREGLGIQDVKWSHGQFSSHIATAVANGKVILYDLNRASVELVRLHEHTRQVHKLAFNPHQGHLLLSASHDATVRLWDLRDMRREAAACTSRDQYHGISGGIRDVQWSPTDAVEFAFGTDNGTIQRWDFRHSKGPKQKIPAHDQKTCTSIDWHPDGKHLLSAGVDRTIKVWDFSVDGRRQKAAYVLSTPYPVHRARWRPPYWSDEFHEKGAFQCTQVATSYDRDHPVVHVWDFRRPHLPYREINRFRSPPSDMLWHSRDTLWTVGKEGIFQQNDVHHAPKITERRPLQAIAISPTGELSGVAQKRSRQRRSAAPMYDDVYLGAPPDKHGSLEKGSIRSSAENSLDDSFLASSMKRHHGRTASSRSAKSFSSTPPSDVTPKVMFLPDSMSTQSEQFQPDQLAFRGTLPGAANVQIFAYLAQKYKTIPLPDPPALESYFEIEQAFRQNAEYAQRAAYHRLAQTWTLVGMAIASATKRRAEMHRSLRLKDKKAKFEDTNNVPGHSHAQSKPLAAPQNPAVRAILGTLDRPRSASPLARPAAQFESTSNLATPLARPVDIPGSASNRTELPDPDHDDKIHLPPSVMGVPEASKGSTVAPHTQSKSNGSHWYDSPEGLEERRAAAGSWRASPRIPLNLSPALARENHSTVPPPLERHNSGDSFTMFSASTDSQHGSSVSGSFESGNSDGRSLESLSAGWQHAPDKSSFGRPRALSSTGQKNDLGQSTNRGSNTIPIPGGPAPSQDTGRLMLPSSSERVTQEMKALRQTNQLMRHDSAESSAYASSQEGASTPSAYSADMEASGTIIPEVFDNPRSPHVASPYVTKSIFQSSIPTKESQLLLSDFQTLHIDAEGTSAFTVVGLLNSILQFHTETLSDAQFPSLLLLLLSPLLPQTHSPSESSGIDVAEVLGTFSDTFTALGLTPTQAKAVLSSQLGELIATGINPYQAESILHTYHGQLHSLSLFNSAASLRRLAYPTFPAVYEQALKDTQLGLLCLSCKSPINNPKDKMRCESCKRAQASCPICWGKYPAFEPITAKRKSKSKHRDEKGHKRKRSSLIAVGEALPDDTDDSPSPSTPQRWSPTPATLWTWCSLCGHGGHTNCLSTWFADAALSDGACPTEGCLCDCVSGNRRDEKMRDLIRRKTEKERSKPVKKGDDWKVRESRAVSAVRGTFGETGSQPPSPGSRKEESKKVRVFASASGIGPQAGASST; translated from the exons ATGACTGACCATCGGCGGCCCCCAGCGCCTGCTTCGCCTTCCATCCCCCCGGCGcccccaccgccgccaccaaAAATAAAATCCCGTTCCTACTTTGAACGTTTCGTCGCCCAGCCCTTGCAGTCGGCCGCATATGCCTCGCGGCCACCAAGCGCCCAGGCCAATCGTCCGGACGGCGGGCCTCTGAATCCACTAGTCCCGAAGCTGCTCGG CACTCGCACAGGATACTCGCAAGATGCAACCCACAAGACAGGCCTCGACATCTCGGCCCTTGACATCAACTGTGAGAGGACCCATGCCGTGCTCGCTGGCAAGGACATCCTGAAAACAGTACGTGTCCACGGCACCAAAATCGTCGACGAGACCAATCTGCGTGCCGCTGTCCTCAACTATCCCGACTCCCATGCGCGCCAACGAGAGGGCCTGGGCATCCAGGACGTCAAGTGGTCCCACGGCCAGTTCAGCTCGCACATTGCCACGGCCGTCGCCAACGGCAAAGTCATTCTGTACGACCTGAATCGTGCCAGCGTGGAGCTCGTCAGACTACACGAGCATACACGTCAAGTCCACAAACTAGCCTTCAACCCACACCAAGGTCACCTGCTGCTTTCTGCAAGTCATGATGCCACGGTTCGTCTGTGGGACTTGCGCGACATGCGTCGAGAAGCCGCTGCCTGTACCAGTCGGGACCAGTACCATGGTATCAGTGGCGGCATTCGTGATGTCCAGTGGTCTCCTACTGACGCCGTTGAGTTCGCTTTTGGCACAGACAACGGAACCATTCAACGCTGGGATTTCCGCCACAGCAAAGGCCCCAAGCAGAAGATCCCAGCTCACGACCAGAAGACCTGCACTTCAATCGACTGGCACCCAGATGGAAAACATTTGCTCAGTGCAGGTGTCGACCGAACGATCAAGGTCTGGGACTTCTCAGTGGATGGTCGAAGGCAGAAAGCGGCTTATGTTCTGAGTACACCGTATCCGGTGCACAGAGCGAGATGGAGACCGCCTTACTGGTCTGATGAGTTCCACGAAAAGGGCGCTTTTCAGTGTACCCAGGTAGCGACATCCTATGATCGTGACCACCCAGTCGTCCACGTTTGGGACTTTCGACGACCGCATTTGCCTTACAGAGAGATCAACAGGTTCCGGAGTCCACCGTCAGATATGCTCTGGCATTCACGTGACACGCTGTGGACCGTTGGAAAAGAAGGCATATTCCAGCAAAACGATGTGCATCACGCTCCGAAGATTACGGAGCGGCGGCCTTTACAGGCAATTGCCATCTCGCCAACGGGGGAATTGAGCGGCGTTGCGCAGAAGAGATCACGGCAACGTCGTTCAGCAGCTCCCATGTATGATGATGTGTATCTTGGTGCGCCACCTGACAAGCACGGCAGCCTCGAGAAGGGCAGCATACGGAGCTCCGCAGAAAACAGCCTTGACGATAGTTTTCTGGCCTCCTCGATGAAGCGGCACCATGGCCGCACCGCCAGCAGCAGATCAGCAAAGTCTTTCAGTAGCACGCCTCCTTCTGACGTGACTCCCAAGGTTATGTTCTTGCCCGACTCCATGAGTACACAAAGCGAACAGTTCCAACCAGACCAGCTTGCGTTTCGAGGTACTCTACCAGGTGCCGCCAATGTTCAAATTTTCGCATACCTCGCTCAGAAGTACAAAACAATCCCACTACCTGATCCTCCTGCTTTGGAGTCGTATTTCGAGATCGAGCAAGCGTTCCGACAAAATGCCGAGTACGCACAAAGGGCTGCATATCACAGACTTGCGCAAACCTGGACCTTGGTTGGGATGGCAATAGCTAGTGCGACCAAACGGCGTGCAGAAATGCACCGAAGCTTACGACTGAAGGACAAGAAAGCCAAATTTGAGGACACGAACAATGTTCCTGGACACTCGCATGCTCAGAGTAAACCACTTGCTGCCCCACAAAACCCAGCGGTCCGCGCGATCCTTGGCACGCTCGACAGGCCGCGTTCTGCGTCACCACTTGCACGGCCAGCTGCTCAGTTTGAAAGCACATCCAACCTGGCGACGCCGCTGGCACGGCCTGTTGACATTCCTGGTTCAGCCTCCAATAGGACTGAACTTCCTGATCCCGATCATGACGACAAAATTCATCTCCCACCATCAGTCATGGGAGTTCCTGAAGCAAGCAAAGGGTCCACAGTCGCACCTCACACACAATCAAAGTCCAATGGATCGCATTGGTATGATTCCCCTGAGGGCTTGGAAGAACGCCGAGCTGCAGCCGGCAGCTGGCGGGCATCGCCGCGGATACCCTTGAATCTCAGCCCAGCACTTGCTCGCGAAAACCATTCAACCGTTCCCCCTCCGCTGGAGCGTCATAATTCGGGCGATAGTTTTACAATGTTCTCTGCATCCACGGATTCCCAGCATGGAAGCTCCGTTTCAGGCTCGTTCGAAAGTGGCAACTCGGATGGTCGCAGTCTGGAGTCTTTGTCAGCAGGCTGGCAGCATGCTCCGGACAAGTCTAGTTTCGGTCGGCCTAGAGCCCTGTCCAGCACCGGCCAGAAGAACGACCTGGGTCAAAGCACGAACAGAGGGTCAAATACGATTCCCATCCCTGGTGGTCCAGCACCGAGCCAGGACACGGGCCGTTTAATGCTGCCAAGCAGTAGTGAAAGAGTCACTCAAGAAATGAAAGCCCTACGACAAACAAATCAGCTTATGCGCCATGACAGCGCGGAATCCTCAGCATATGCCAGTAGCCAAGAGGGGGCCTCAACTCCGTCAGCTTACAGCGCTGACATGGAAGCCAGTGGTACCATCATACCTGAAGTGTTTGACAATCCCAGATCGCCACACGTTGCTTCCCCTTACGTTACGAAGAGTATCTTTCAATCATCCATACCGACAAAGGAATCTCAACTGTTGCTTTCAGACTTCCAGACGCTGCATATCGACGCTGAAGGCACATCTGCTTTCACAGTCGTTGGCTTGCTGAACAGCATCCTCCAATTCCACACGGAGACTTTGTCAGACGCACAATTTCCGTCATTACTTCTGCTACTGCTCTCGCCGCTATTACCACAGACACACTCGCCTTCTGAATCGTCGGGTATTGATGTTGCCGAAGTTCTGGGTACTTTCTCGGACACATTCACGGCTCTGGGCCTCACGCCGACTCAAGCCAAAGCGGTCCTCTCATCGCAGCTGGGAGAACTGATAGCCACAGGCATCAACCCATACCAAGCCGAGTCGATCTTGCATACGTACCACGGGCAGCTGCATAGCCTTTCCCTCTTCAActctgcagcttctcttcGACGGCTCGCATATCCTACCTTCCCTGCAGTCTACGAGCAGGCATTAAAAGACACCCAACTTGGCCTGTTGTGTCTCAGCTGCAAGTCGCCCATCAACAACCCGAAGGACAAGATGCGCTGTGAATCTTGCAAAAGAGCGCAAGCTTCTTGTCCGATATGTTGGGGCAAATACCCAGCATTCGAGCCCATCACCGCAAAGAGGAAGTCGAAATCGAAGCACCGAGACGAGAAGGGCCACAAGAGGAAACGATCATCCCTGATCGCCGTAGGAGAAGCCCTGCCGGACGATACGGATGACAGCCCCTCACCGTCAACGCCACAGAGGTGGAGCCCTACACCCGCAACCCTATGGACATGGTGTTCTCTCTGCGGCCATGGTGGTCACACTAACTGCTTGTCGACCTGGTTCGCTGACGCTGCCCTCTCCGACGGCGCTTGTCCCACTGAAGGCTGTCTCTGTGACTGCGTCTCGGGAAATCGTCGAGACGAGAAGATGCGCGATCTGATCCGCAGGAAAACGGAGAAAGAGCGGTCAAAGCCCGTCAAAAAGGGTGATGACTGGAAAGTAAGAGAGAGTAGAGCCGTCTCTGCAGTCCGCGGCACCTTCGGAGAAACCGGAAGCCAACCCCCATCACCCGGCAGCCGCAAAGAGGAAAGCAAGAAGGTCCGCGTGTTCGCTTCAGCATCCGGGATCGGCCCGCAGGCGGGTGCCTCATCAACATGA